The following coding sequences are from one Paludisphaera rhizosphaerae window:
- a CDS encoding DUF1559 domain-containing protein, giving the protein MSEPSRRGFTLIELLVVIAIIAVLIALLLPAVQSAREAARRMQCNNNLKQIGLGMANYESSMGSLPAGIKGCCWGTWVVFVLPYMEQTSAFNGWNFNGDNSAAGKPGGSNDTVLRYSGAANTTISQNLFTVYLCPSDKNTKPLANIPSYNYAANFGNTTFYQSATYGTGSAAVSYLKAPFTDMWPTNPVNGGPDGYTTSQYGVVGISEITDGTSNTILVSEIIKGETTSAVAGSDLRGYVHWGYGAAFETYLAPNTKLPDISWSNYCQPGYNNNPPCLIQSSAANTVMASRSRHSGGVNTLFGDGHVQFMKDSISLPVWRALGSISGGEVVSSDSY; this is encoded by the coding sequence ATGTCCGAGCCGAGCCGCAGAGGCTTCACCCTGATCGAGTTGCTGGTCGTCATCGCCATCATCGCTGTGTTGATCGCCTTGCTGCTTCCCGCCGTTCAAAGCGCGCGTGAAGCCGCCCGCCGAATGCAGTGCAACAACAACCTCAAGCAGATCGGCCTGGGAATGGCCAACTACGAAAGCTCGATGGGGAGCCTCCCCGCCGGCATCAAGGGCTGCTGCTGGGGAACGTGGGTCGTCTTCGTCCTCCCCTACATGGAGCAGACCTCGGCCTTCAACGGCTGGAACTTCAACGGCGACAACTCGGCTGCCGGCAAACCGGGCGGTTCGAACGACACGGTGCTCCGTTACAGTGGAGCGGCCAACACGACGATCTCCCAGAACCTGTTCACCGTCTATCTCTGCCCCTCCGACAAGAACACCAAGCCGCTCGCCAACATCCCCTCGTACAACTACGCGGCGAACTTCGGCAACACGACGTTCTACCAGAGCGCCACGTACGGGACAGGCAGCGCGGCGGTCTCCTACCTCAAGGCGCCCTTCACCGACATGTGGCCGACGAATCCGGTGAACGGGGGTCCGGACGGTTACACCACCTCACAGTACGGCGTGGTGGGGATCTCGGAAATCACCGACGGCACCAGCAACACCATCCTGGTCTCCGAGATCATCAAGGGAGAGACCACCAGCGCCGTCGCCGGCAGCGACCTCCGGGGTTACGTCCACTGGGGCTACGGCGCCGCCTTCGAGACGTACCTGGCCCCCAACACCAAGCTGCCGGACATCTCCTGGAGCAACTACTGCCAACCGGGCTACAACAACAACCCGCCGTGCCTCATCCAGAGTTCGGCGGCCAACACCGTCATGGCTTCGCGCAGCCGCCACTCCGGCGGGGTCAACACCCTGTTCGGCGACGGCCACGTTCAGTTCATGAAGGACTCGATCAGCCTGCCCGTCTGGCGAGCCCTGGGTTCAATCAGCGGCGGCGAGGTCGTCAGTTCCGACAGCTACTGA
- a CDS encoding sulfatase family protein, translating into MKGTSLVSAIALLGLVCAEASAVEAEKRPNILFAIADDWSVHAGCYGTPWVKTPAVDRIAREGIRFTNAFTPMAKCAPSRAIVLTGRHLWQNGEAGNHQAYFPADLKVWPEALVEAGWRVGFTGKGWGPGVANDASGKPRRLTGTAHQKRKSPPPTKGISDLDYAANFSDFLDATPAAGNPWCFWYGGFEPHRGYEAGSGASKGGKKPSDVDHVPGYLPDSDVVRDDLLDYAYEVEHFDAHLGRMVAELEKRGLLERTLVVVTSDHGMPFPHVKGFAYHDSNHVPLLIRWPAGLKSPGRVVEDFVDFTDLAPTFLDYAGVDVAKAGMKPITGDSLRPILEADHGGRIVAGRDHVLVGKERTDVGRPHDWGYPIRGIADADFLYLRNYEPSRWPAGNPETGYLDVDGGPSKSLILERGRKDRSDLFWRLCFGMLPADELYDLRNDPDCVRNLAADPAQADRVRSLRDRMESELRAQGDPRMLGRGLVFDEYKATSNAGFYDAYLRGEKLKAGWVTPTDFEPAPITPRP; encoded by the coding sequence ATGAAGGGGACGTCATTAGTCTCGGCGATCGCTCTGCTTGGTCTGGTCTGTGCCGAGGCGTCGGCCGTTGAAGCGGAGAAGCGGCCGAACATCCTCTTCGCGATCGCCGACGATTGGAGCGTCCACGCGGGTTGTTACGGAACGCCCTGGGTGAAGACGCCGGCCGTCGATCGGATCGCCCGCGAAGGGATTCGATTCACGAACGCCTTCACGCCGATGGCGAAGTGCGCTCCGTCGCGTGCGATCGTCCTGACGGGTCGGCACCTCTGGCAGAACGGCGAGGCCGGCAACCATCAGGCGTACTTCCCGGCCGATCTGAAGGTCTGGCCGGAGGCGCTCGTCGAGGCCGGATGGCGGGTCGGCTTCACCGGCAAGGGCTGGGGGCCGGGGGTGGCGAACGACGCCTCGGGAAAGCCTCGGCGACTCACGGGGACGGCCCACCAGAAGCGCAAGAGCCCACCGCCCACGAAGGGGATCTCCGACCTCGACTACGCGGCGAACTTCTCCGATTTCCTCGACGCGACCCCCGCCGCCGGCAACCCCTGGTGTTTCTGGTACGGGGGCTTTGAGCCGCACCGTGGTTATGAGGCTGGCTCGGGGGCGTCGAAGGGGGGCAAGAAGCCGTCGGACGTCGACCACGTTCCAGGCTACCTGCCGGACTCGGACGTCGTCCGCGACGATCTGCTCGACTACGCCTACGAGGTCGAACACTTCGACGCCCACCTCGGACGCATGGTCGCCGAGTTGGAGAAACGCGGCCTGCTGGAGCGCACCCTCGTCGTCGTCACCAGCGATCACGGCATGCCGTTCCCCCATGTGAAGGGCTTCGCCTACCACGACTCGAACCATGTTCCGTTGTTGATCCGATGGCCCGCTGGCCTGAAGTCGCCGGGGCGGGTCGTGGAGGACTTCGTCGATTTCACCGACCTCGCGCCGACGTTCCTCGACTATGCGGGCGTCGACGTCGCGAAGGCCGGCATGAAGCCGATCACCGGCGATTCCCTGCGACCCATCCTGGAAGCCGACCACGGCGGCCGGATCGTCGCCGGCCGCGATCACGTCCTCGTGGGCAAGGAGCGGACGGACGTGGGCAGGCCGCACGACTGGGGATACCCGATCCGCGGGATCGCCGACGCCGATTTCCTCTACCTGCGCAATTACGAGCCCTCGCGATGGCCGGCGGGGAATCCCGAGACCGGCTACCTTGACGTCGACGGCGGTCCCAGCAAGAGCCTGATCCTCGAGCGTGGTCGGAAGGACCGATCCGACCTGTTCTGGCGGCTCTGTTTCGGTATGCTCCCCGCCGACGAACTCTACGACCTCCGCAACGACCCTGACTGCGTCCGCAACCTGGCCGCCGACCCAGCCCAGGCTGACCGCGTCCGCTCGTTGCGCGATCGGATGGAATCCGAGCTGCGAGCCCAGGGCGACCCCCGAATGCTCGGCCGCGGCCTCGTCTTCGACGAGTACAAGGCGACCAGCAACGCAGGGTTCTATGACGCTTACCTGCGCGGCGAGAAACTGAAGGCCGGATGGGTCACCCCGACCGACTTCGAGCCTGCGCCGATTACGCCGCGGCCCTGA